In a genomic window of Glycine max cultivar Williams 82 chromosome 13, Glycine_max_v4.0, whole genome shotgun sequence:
- the LOC100788853 gene encoding multiple organellar RNA editing factor 9-like gives MATVTFSFSAKTLTLPYHPKTPISNFTPVTNLRLPPSIVTRTRNCNRIRAALDGDFSAKRSSSSNNNDQRETIMLPGCDYNHWLIVMEFPKDPAPTREQMIDTYLDTLATVLGSMEEAKKNMYAFSTTTYTGFQCTVDEATSEKFKGLPGVLWVLPDSYIDVKNKDYGGDKYINGEIIPCKYPTYQPKRSAPKNESRRYERRRDGPPPDRRRPRQEAAASDSSST, from the exons ATGGCGACAGTCACGTTTTCCTTTTCCGCTAAAACCCTAACTCTACCTTATCACCCCAAAACCCCAATCTCCAACTTTACCCCGGTAACGAATCTTCGCCTCCCTCCTTCTATCGTGACCCGAACCCGCAATTGTAACCGGATTCGGGCGGCGCTGGATGGGGATTTCTCGGCGAAAAggagcagcagcagcaacaacaacgaCCAGAGGGAGACGATAATGTTACCTGGTTGTGACTACAACCATTGGctgattgtgatggagtttcCAAAGGACCCTGCACCCACCCGTGAACAGATGATTGACACGTACCTCGACACTCTTGCCACTGTCTTGGGAAG CATGGAGGAAGCTAAAAAGAACATGTATGCCTTTAGCACCACCACTTACACTGGATTTCAGTGCACTGTTGATGAAGCAACCTCCGAGAAATTCAAGG GTTTGCCTGGGGTTCTTTGGGTACTGCCAGACTCCTATATAGATGTTAAGAATAAAGACTACGGag GTGACAAGTACATAAATGGGGAGATTATTCCTTGTAAGTACCCTACCTACCAACCGAAACGTAGCGCACCAAAGAATGAGAGTAGAAGGTATGAGAGACGGAGAGATGGCCCTCCCCCTGACCGCAGAAGGCCAAGACAAGAGGCCGCTGCCTCCGATTCATCCTCTACATGA
- the LOC102661545 gene encoding uncharacterized protein codes for MAYYSSAYSGSENYGEYNFNSYALNYDYAQIPSYMAYTSYEYNQNQPYYGYDSSLYYAPNYPAETYQTQTTSYSATTYSDPKSVVYVPNNGMSQLVISYSKAEFNVPEFDDYDPTPYGGGYDIDQTYGKALPPSDKICYPRSGSSPITEPQPLFSGPIVPLPTIEEGIEEKPITPQNGAIIQTKTEEKPQSQDSGKDHPKEVEDNNFDTESEGSDDHEDDNYSESGIDEGYNGGQGYDEHEKQVVPVVPQYPSGYGLEAMDICESLFGYWPCLDRMKKKRECCCEEVSYRGNNCQENMWQGTADYLFGSPNPYGGSGYGGDVVYGYQRHHPMQAQYKQIDYTDGSW; via the coding sequence ATGGCCTACTACAGCTCTGCCTATTCTGGTTCTGAAAATTATGGTGAGTACAATTTCAACTCTTATGCTCTCAATTATGATTATGCTCAAATTCCATCCTATATGGCTTATACTAGTTATGAGTACAATCAAAATCAACCATATTATGGATATGATTCAAGTTTATATTATGCTCCTAATTACCCTGCTGAGACTTACCAAACCCAAACCACATCTTACTCAGCCACAACGTATAGTGACCCAAAATCTGTTGTGTATGTTCCCAATAACGGTATGAGTCAGCTTGTGATATCTTATTCTAAAGCGGAATTCAATGTGCCTGAATTTGATGACTATGATCCAACACCTTATGGTGGTGGATATGACATTGATCAGACCTATGGCAAAGCCCTACCACCTTCAGATAAAATTTGCTATCCTCGTTCTGGGTCAAGTCCAATTACTGAACCACAACCACTCTTTTCTGGGCCCATAGTTCCATTGCCTACTATAGAAGAGGGAATTGAAGAGAAACCAATCACACCCCAGAATGGAGCTATCATCCAAACAAAAACCGAAGAGAAGCCTCAGTCACAAGATAGTGGCAAAGATCACCCTAAAGAAGTAGAAGACAACAACTTTGACACTGAGAGTGAGGGAAGTGATGACCATGAAGATGATAACTATTCAGAATCTGGCATTGATGAAGGGTACAATGGGGGACAGGGTTATGATGAGCATGAGAAGCAAGTGGTTCCTGTTGTTCCTCAATATCCTAGTGGATATGGATTGGAAGCTATGGACATTTGTGAAAGCTTGTTTGGATATTGGCCTTGTTTGGATCgtatgaagaagaagagggaaTGTTGTTGTGAGGAAGTGAGTTATAGAGGGAACAATTGTCAGGAGAACATGTGGCAAGGTACTGCAGATTATCTATTTGGCAGTCCAAATCCTTATGGTGGGAGTGGCTATGGAGGAGATGTTGTT